Proteins from a single region of Synechococcus sp. WH 8109:
- a CDS encoding TrkH family potassium uptake protein: MPIGRAIERSQGWHRRLTVPQFTVVTGLLVVLTGTLLLATPLCSSSRVGLWEALFTATSAITVTGLSIIDIGTDLTTFGQAVLALMILAGGLGLMAITTFLQGFVVQGTALRRRLDRGQALDEFGVGGVGRTFRGIALTATLVILLGGVILYHFGFDDIPNRGERLWAAVFHSISAYNNAGFGLWNDSLERYRSNGVVNAVVMLLIVAGGLGWRVTSDLTTQLLRRRRSRRRLSLHSRLVLRTTLLLIVFGAGGLALTEWLNQGEIFAGMPWSERWLTALFKSVTARTAGFSTVPLSLDTVTESSLLLLMVLMFIGASPGGTGGGIKTTTVAALMAATRSTLRGREVVVIRNRSISDKVVLRAVGITVGSLLFVMAMAMLISIASNVNGKDSFTFMEMLFTCISAFATVGLDLGVTVELPRFGQAVLMVGMFVGRLGILLLVSAIWEAMTQEQLQMNRQNRVGYPSEDLYV; this comes from the coding sequence GTGCCGATCGGAAGGGCCATCGAACGCAGCCAGGGCTGGCATCGTCGGCTCACGGTTCCACAGTTCACCGTGGTGACTGGATTGCTAGTGGTGCTGACCGGCACGTTGTTGCTGGCCACTCCGCTGTGCTCCTCAAGCCGCGTGGGGCTATGGGAAGCTCTGTTCACGGCTACATCAGCCATCACCGTGACGGGCCTGTCGATCATCGACATCGGCACCGATCTCACGACCTTCGGCCAGGCGGTGCTAGCCCTAATGATCCTGGCGGGGGGCCTTGGCCTGATGGCCATCACCACGTTTCTTCAGGGCTTTGTGGTGCAGGGAACAGCCCTGCGCCGCCGCCTGGATCGGGGGCAGGCCCTGGATGAATTCGGCGTTGGGGGCGTTGGGCGCACGTTTCGTGGCATTGCCCTGACGGCGACGCTGGTGATCCTGTTGGGGGGTGTGATCCTGTATCACTTCGGCTTCGATGACATCCCCAACCGTGGCGAACGCCTCTGGGCTGCGGTGTTCCACAGCATCTCGGCTTACAACAACGCGGGATTCGGACTCTGGAACGACAGCCTCGAGCGCTACCGCAGCAATGGGGTTGTGAATGCAGTGGTGATGCTGCTGATCGTGGCCGGCGGCCTGGGGTGGCGGGTCACCAGCGATCTGACCACGCAGCTATTGCGCAGACGGCGAAGCCGGCGGCGTCTGAGTCTGCACTCCCGCCTGGTGCTGCGCACCACCCTGCTGTTGATCGTCTTCGGGGCAGGGGGGCTGGCCCTGACGGAATGGTTAAACCAGGGTGAGATCTTCGCGGGCATGCCCTGGTCTGAGCGGTGGCTCACAGCCCTGTTCAAATCCGTCACGGCACGCACAGCCGGCTTCAGCACCGTTCCGCTCTCGCTCGACACCGTCACCGAATCGAGCCTGCTGTTGCTGATGGTGCTGATGTTCATCGGAGCCAGCCCCGGCGGTACCGGTGGTGGGATCAAGACCACCACCGTGGCCGCCTTGATGGCGGCCACCCGTTCCACCCTGCGAGGCCGGGAGGTGGTGGTGATTCGAAACAGAAGCATCAGCGACAAGGTGGTGCTTAGGGCCGTCGGCATCACGGTGGGTTCCCTGCTGTTCGTGATGGCCATGGCGATGCTGATCAGCATCGCCAGCAATGTGAACGGCAAGGATTCATTCACCTTTATGGAAATGCTGTTCACCTGCATCTCCGCTTTTGCCACTGTGGGCCTAGATCTGGGAGTCACCGTTGAACTCCCCCGTTTCGGCCAGGCCGTGCTGATGGTGGGAATGTTTGTGGGACGGTTGGGAATCCTGTTGCTGGTGAGTGCGATCTGGGAAGCGATGACGCAAGAACAACTCCAGATGAATCGCCAGAATCGAGTCGGTTACCCCAGCGAGGATCTGTATGTCTGA
- a CDS encoding TrkA family potassium uptake protein, which translates to MKEWWQWSPAQGSERLGFAIIGVGRFGIAVCRELLQNGADVLAVDRSERAVDELRQLEPSVEARVVDCTDEEALREAGVLDMGTVVVAISEPIEASITATLIAKDSEGSRVRQVIARATSDLHEKMLKRVGADRVIFPSRMQGERLGLELVRPNLMERLALDEQHCIEEIKVPEPFVGRSLRDLNLRKNFRVNVLAAGPQSSLMVNPPASHVLEEGHLLVVMGLVDDLQRLPKN; encoded by the coding sequence ATGAAGGAGTGGTGGCAATGGAGCCCGGCCCAGGGCAGCGAAAGACTCGGCTTCGCGATCATCGGAGTGGGCCGTTTCGGCATCGCCGTTTGCCGAGAACTGCTTCAGAACGGAGCTGATGTGCTGGCCGTGGACCGCTCAGAGCGGGCGGTGGATGAACTGCGTCAGTTGGAGCCCAGCGTGGAGGCCCGCGTCGTTGACTGCACCGACGAAGAGGCCCTGCGGGAAGCCGGCGTGCTCGACATGGGCACCGTGGTGGTGGCGATCAGTGAACCGATCGAAGCCAGCATCACCGCCACCTTGATCGCCAAAGACAGCGAGGGCAGCCGCGTGCGCCAGGTGATCGCGAGGGCAACGAGCGACCTCCACGAAAAAATGCTGAAGCGGGTAGGGGCCGACCGGGTGATCTTTCCCTCGCGCATGCAGGGGGAGCGCCTAGGCCTTGAGCTGGTGCGCCCGAACCTGATGGAACGGCTGGCCCTGGATGAACAGCACTGCATCGAGGAGATCAAGGTTCCGGAACCGTTTGTGGGGCGCTCGCTGCGGGATCTGAATCTGCGCAAGAACTTCAGGGTGAACGTGCTGGCGGCAGGACCGCAAAGCAGCCTGATGGTGAACCCACCGGCATCCCACGTGCTGGAGGAGGGGCACCTGCTGGTGGTGATGGGACTGGTGGACGACCTGCAACGGCTCCCAAAAAACTGA